The genomic window TGTCGACGAAACGCTGCTGGTCGATCACTTCGCCGATGTCTTGAAACCGGAAGTCCAAAGTCAACTCGTTAGCCGCAATGCGATCTTCGTGCCGAACCGCTCGTTCGAGGTGTACGCCAGGCAGCGTCACACGTACGATGAGATCGAGCACATGTTCTCTGCGCCCATGTTCGGCTCGCGGTCGTTGCTGCGCGCAGAGGAGCGAGACGAGCCCGACAATCAGTACGCACTGCTGGAGCGCGCCGGTCTGCGTTTTCCGCGGCGCATCGCATCGCCGGACGCCATCGATGGATTGACGCTCGTCAAGGCGCCGCACGCTACGGTGTCGTTCGAGCGCGCGTTTTTCGTGGTGTCATCGGCGGAGCAATATCGCCGGCGCGCGTCGGAATTGTTGACCGCCGGCATCGTGACCGAGCACGGATTGGCGGGCGCCGTCCTTGAAGAGTACGTGCTTGGACCCACGATCAACTTGAACTTTTTCTGGTCGCCGATCCTCGGCGAACTCGAGTTGTTGGGCACGGACACCCGTCGCCAGACCAATATCGATGGTCTGCGCGCGCTGCTCGCTGCCGAGCAATCCACTCTTCCCGCCGGATTGACCGCGTCGATGGAAGAGGCGGGCCACATCGCCGCCACGATCACCGAATCGATGTTAGAGCAAGCGTTCGACATGGGCGAGCGGTTCGTGGAAGCCGCGCGCGCGACTCGCCCGCCCGGCATCATCGGGCCCTTCGCACTGCAATGCGTCATCGCTGCCGGGCCGCCGAAGTCGTTCACGGTCTACGACGTCAGTCTGCGAATTCCGGGCTCGCCGGGCACGAAGTTCACGCCGTACTCGGCCTATCGTTGGGGCAAAGAGATCTCCGTCGGGGAGCGTATCGCCCGCGAACTCGCAATGGCTCGCGCCGCCGGCCGCCTCGCCGACATCTGCACGTAACGGTTTTTTGCACGAGGCAACTGTACTAGGGCAAGCATCGCTTGCCCATTGGGTGAGCGTTGCTCACTCTAGTACTAGGGCAAGCATCGCTTGCCCCGCACAGCAAATCACTCGTAGTGCTTGAGCGTTGGCCAAAGCGTCGCGAGCGGCACTTTGATCCCACGACAGATCATGATGGGCAGATTGTCTTCGTACGGCATCACGTACGGCGCAGAAAAGGTCGCCGCGTGCACGGAGCTTCTGAAGAGATGCGCAGAAGCGCCACAGTCGCCGCCCACGTCAAGCACGACGTTGCCGCTGAAACCGCGAGCACCCCACACCCAATATTGATTGTGACCGCTGAGGACAGGTACACGCGGCGCAAAAAACTGGATCGCAGCGGCTTCGCCATAGTTTTGCGTGAAGGCGAATGCTTGCAAGCGATCGGCCGCCGGCAATCCGTCATAGACCGATGCGACCTTCTGAGCAAGTTCAGGCCACCCATGCATGTCAGCCCAGTCTTGAGGCAGCGCGCCGAACTTCTGATTTTCGGTTGCGACGCTAGCCTTGTTGACATGAAGTGCGGAGAAAACGGCATTCGAATAAGGCACAAACTCGCTTTCGGTGAGAATGGGCATAGCGAACGGTGCGAAGACAAGTCCGGCGACGACGCTTGCCGCCACGACAAACGCGCGGACCCACGTCCGCTTGGTCGTCATTTTCTCGATCCACACGGCGCCCGCCGCGAAAAGGATTGGGTAAATGTCCGCCGGGTAGTAATGTTTTGCATGTGAAGCGATCATCGCCGCGATTAAGATGAGATAAGCAATCCCCAAGAATCGAATAGACGGCGTCATCAGCAGATAGGCCAAACCGAGTAGCCAAATGATGCTCAAGAAGACATTCGTGATGAGAAATTGCTGCGTGACGAATTCTGCGGGCCCTACGACAATATTTTTCCCGTTTTGGCCGTTGCGCAATAGCTCAACTATTGGGAATCCGTGAGTGGCTTGCCAGACAAAATTTGGCAGGCTGATGAGCACCGCGAGGATTATGCCGGCCGCGAACCATTTTGACCAAAGCACGCGTCGATCCGGTGTGCAAAGAACTGCCGCTATCAACGCGAGCGCGAAGTACAGGATGCTGTACTTGCTTTCCAGCCCCAGCCCCACGATGGCGCCGACGCCGAGCCACCATTTCTCGTCGCCGCCCTTGACGATGCGCACGAGATAGAGCGCCGCGAGCGGCCACAGCAAGAGACCGATGGTGTCGGTCGAGATCTTCATCCCGAAGTTCATCAAGACAGGCGCGAAGAATACCGCCAAACTGGCTAAGATCTGCGCGAAGGCTGCGCCGCCGAATTCCGCCACCAAAAGACAAGTCGCGTAGACGGCGCCGGCAGCGAATAACGCAGGTATGGCTCGCTCAAGGAGAAGAGAGGGCCCAAACACTTGAGTGGCCGCAGCCAAAAGCGGTGCGATGGGCGGCTGATCCACGTAGCCCCAGGCTGGATGCCTGCCACATATGATGAAATACAACTCGTCTCGAAAAAAACCATAGTGCGGATTGCCGGCGACGTGCACGAGGAACGTTGCCAGCGCCATGCCCAGCGGTAAGCGTCGAGCAGATGATGTCAATTCGCGGTCGCCTTTCTAGACGGCTGCCTTGTTGTAGGGTCCGACTTTTATGGTCGGCCCCGCTTGCCCCGTTTTTGGGTGAGCGATGCTCACCCTAGTACGGACGATGCGACTGGGCAAGCGATGCTTGCCCTAGTACGGTTCACCCGCTACGGAAAAACAGAGTGCCCCCGGCAAAAATTCCGGGGGCACTGCGAGTGCATCTTCACTCTGGTACGTACACGCGTAGTATACATCGCCGAACCGCGGACGTCAAGGCAGGCGCGTCACGCGAAGCGCCGGAATCAATCGGACATGCAGCAATCTGCGGCTGTCGAAAAGCGTACCGACCAGGCTCTCGAAACCGTCGTCATCCTGGATTTTGGCGCCCAATATGCGCAGTTGATCGCGCGGCGAGTTCGTGAAGCGAACGTCTATTCGGAGATACTTCCATTCGATGCGCCGTGGTCTGAAATAGCGCGGCGGAATCCGGCGGCGTTCATCCTGACCGGCGGTCCCGAGTCCTGCGTTGCGGCTGATGCGCCCCACGTCGCCGACGAAGTGCTTGCCAGCGGGAAGCCCATTCTCGGCATTTGCTACGGCATGCAAGAGCTCGTACGCGCCTGCGGCGGCGTCGTCACGCCCGGCGCCACGAGCGAATACGGCAAGGCGGAGCTGGTCGTCGGGGCAGATTCCAAGCTTTTCGCGGGCGTGCCGCAGCGTTCGCAGGCCTGGATGAACCATACCGATACGGTGACGGCACTGCCAGCGGGCTTCGTGCCGCTCGCATCCACTGCGAATTGTACGCTCGCGGCGGCCGGAGATCCGGCTCGGAAGCTTTACGGCGTTCAATTCCACCCCGAAGTCATGCATACCGACGCCGGCCGCGTCGTCCTCGAGAATTTCCTGCGCGGCGTTTCCGGATTGCGCAATCGCTGGGAGATGGCGTCGTTCGTCGATCGTGCGGTCGCCGAGATCCGCACCACGGTCGGCGACGCAAAAGTCATTTGCGCCCTCTCCGGCGGCGTCGACAGCGCGGTCGCGGCCACACTTGTCGCCCGCGCGATCGGCGACAAGCTCACCTGCGTGTTCGTCGACCACGGTTTTCTGCGAGAGCGCGAAGCGGAAGAGGTGATCGCCGCATTCCGCGACGTCTTGCACCTCAATCTCGTCGCCGTTGACGCACGGCAACGGTTCCTCGACGCGCTCGCCGGCGTCAGCGATCCGGAAGAAAAACGCAAGATCATCGGCCGCGAGTTCATCGCGGTCTTCGACGAGCACGCGAAAGCCATTCCGGGCGTCGATTTCCTCGTGCAAGGCACGCTCTATCCCGACGTCATCGAGAGCAAGACGCCGCAGAGCAAGAGTGGCGCGAAGATCAAAACGCATCACAACGTCGGCGGTCTGCCCGAACACATGGCGCTGCGCCTCATCGAGCCGCTTCGCTTGTTGTTCAAGGATGAAGTGCGCGCACTCGGACGCGAACTCGGGCTTCCCGAGCCGATCGTCGCGAGGCAGCCGTTCCCGGGGCCCGGACTTGCGGTGCGCGTGATCGGGGCGATCACGGAAGGTCGGCTTGCCATACTGCGCCGCGCCGATGCGATCGCGCGGGAAGAGATCG from Candidatus Eremiobacteraceae bacterium includes these protein-coding regions:
- the guaA gene encoding glutamine-hydrolyzing GMP synthase, with translation MQQSAAVEKRTDQALETVVILDFGAQYAQLIARRVREANVYSEILPFDAPWSEIARRNPAAFILTGGPESCVAADAPHVADEVLASGKPILGICYGMQELVRACGGVVTPGATSEYGKAELVVGADSKLFAGVPQRSQAWMNHTDTVTALPAGFVPLASTANCTLAAAGDPARKLYGVQFHPEVMHTDAGRVVLENFLRGVSGLRNRWEMASFVDRAVAEIRTTVGDAKVICALSGGVDSAVAATLVARAIGDKLTCVFVDHGFLREREAEEVIAAFRDVLHLNLVAVDARQRFLDALAGVSDPEEKRKIIGREFIAVFDEHAKAIPGVDFLVQGTLYPDVIESKTPQSKSGAKIKTHHNVGGLPEHMALRLIEPLRLLFKDEVRALGRELGLPEPIVARQPFPGPGLAVRVIGAITEGRLAILRRADAIAREEIAAAGAPEPWQYFAVLTPLQSVGVMGDGRTYENMVAIRAVTSDDGMTADWARLPYEA
- a CDS encoding glycosyltransferase family 39 protein yields the protein MALATFLVHVAGNPHYGFFRDELYFIICGRHPAWGYVDQPPIAPLLAAATQVFGPSLLLERAIPALFAAGAVYATCLLVAEFGGAAFAQILASLAVFFAPVLMNFGMKISTDTIGLLLWPLAALYLVRIVKGGDEKWWLGVGAIVGLGLESKYSILYFALALIAAVLCTPDRRVLWSKWFAAGIILAVLISLPNFVWQATHGFPIVELLRNGQNGKNIVVGPAEFVTQQFLITNVFLSIIWLLGLAYLLMTPSIRFLGIAYLILIAAMIASHAKHYYPADIYPILFAAGAVWIEKMTTKRTWVRAFVVAASVVAGLVFAPFAMPILTESEFVPYSNAVFSALHVNKASVATENQKFGALPQDWADMHGWPELAQKVASVYDGLPAADRLQAFAFTQNYGEAAAIQFFAPRVPVLSGHNQYWVWGARGFSGNVVLDVGGDCGASAHLFRSSVHAATFSAPYVMPYEDNLPIMICRGIKVPLATLWPTLKHYE
- a CDS encoding DUF1297 domain-containing protein translates to MKSVGHLVLEGYDSANLTLACIGSHSALDVCLGARNERLRNLVVTARGRERTYAKYYATRSDGSGCVDETLLVDHFADVLKPEVQSQLVSRNAIFVPNRSFEVYARQRHTYDEIEHMFSAPMFGSRSLLRAEERDEPDNQYALLERAGLRFPRRIASPDAIDGLTLVKAPHATVSFERAFFVVSSAEQYRRRASELLTAGIVTEHGLAGAVLEEYVLGPTINLNFFWSPILGELELLGTDTRRQTNIDGLRALLAAEQSTLPAGLTASMEEAGHIAATITESMLEQAFDMGERFVEAARATRPPGIIGPFALQCVIAAGPPKSFTVYDVSLRIPGSPGTKFTPYSAYRWGKEISVGERIARELAMARAAGRLADICT